In the Agrococcus sp. Marseille-Q4369 genome, one interval contains:
- the recO gene encoding DNA repair protein RecO, giving the protein MPTYRDEGVVLRTHQLGEADRIVTLLTREHGKVRAVARGVRRTSSRFGARLEPFMVADLQLAVGRSLDIITQAVTLGAYAPVIVADYRAYTAATAMVETADRLTDEDGSRQQYLLLVGALRSLARAEHDPSLTLDSYLLRALSIAGWAPSFGDCAVTGEPGPHRAFVPQLGGMVSDEAAPPGALRIDPATLELLGALLTGEWQIAEASPAGVRTRASGAVAAYVQWHLERGLRSLEHVDRGAR; this is encoded by the coding sequence GTGCCCACGTACCGCGACGAAGGCGTCGTCCTCCGCACCCACCAGCTGGGGGAGGCCGACCGCATCGTCACGCTCCTGACGCGCGAGCACGGCAAGGTGCGCGCCGTCGCGCGGGGCGTGCGGCGCACGTCGTCGCGGTTCGGGGCCAGGCTCGAGCCGTTCATGGTCGCCGACCTGCAGCTCGCGGTCGGCCGCAGCCTCGACATCATCACGCAAGCGGTGACGCTCGGCGCCTACGCGCCGGTCATCGTGGCCGACTACCGCGCCTACACCGCGGCGACCGCGATGGTCGAGACCGCCGACCGGCTGACCGATGAGGACGGCTCGCGCCAGCAGTACCTGCTGCTCGTCGGGGCGCTCCGCTCGCTCGCGCGCGCCGAGCACGACCCGTCGCTCACGCTCGACTCCTACCTGCTGCGGGCACTCTCGATCGCGGGCTGGGCGCCGTCGTTCGGCGATTGCGCCGTGACCGGCGAGCCCGGCCCGCACCGCGCGTTCGTGCCGCAGCTCGGCGGCATGGTCTCCGACGAGGCGGCCCCGCCGGGCGCGCTCCGCATCGACCCCGCGACGCTCGAGCTGCTCGGGGCGCTGCTGACGGGCGAGTGGCAGATCGCGGAGGCGTCGCCCGCGGGCGTGCGCACGCGCGCCTCTGGCGCGGTCGCTGCCTACGTGCAGTGGCACCTCGAGCGCGGCTTGCGCTCGCTCGAGCACGTCGACCGGGGAGCGCGGTGA
- a CDS encoding isoprenyl transferase produces MSEVRPIDWTGQQPPPYPAGSLPSHVAIIMDGNGRWANQRGLTRTQGHAAGEERLLDVVAGALQVGIQHLSVYAFSTENWKRSPDEVRFLMGFNKDVLRRQRDQLDAWGVRVRWAGRRPRLWASVIRELEEAERRTAGNRAMTLQMCVNYGGTHEIADAVRSIAEDVAAGRLKPSGIDDKLVRRRMYNPDVPDVDLYIRSSGEQRISNFLTLQGAYAEMVFLDRLWPDFTREDLWHALDQYTGRDRRFGAAVDAPSRPR; encoded by the coding sequence GTGAGCGAGGTCAGGCCGATCGACTGGACGGGCCAGCAGCCGCCGCCGTACCCCGCCGGCAGCCTGCCCTCGCACGTCGCGATCATCATGGACGGCAACGGCCGCTGGGCCAACCAGCGCGGACTCACGCGCACGCAGGGGCACGCGGCGGGGGAGGAGCGGCTGCTCGACGTCGTCGCCGGCGCGCTGCAGGTCGGCATCCAGCACCTGTCGGTCTACGCCTTCTCGACCGAGAACTGGAAGCGCAGCCCCGACGAGGTGCGCTTCCTGATGGGCTTCAACAAGGACGTGCTGCGGCGCCAGCGCGACCAGCTGGATGCGTGGGGCGTGCGGGTGCGCTGGGCCGGCCGTCGGCCGCGGCTCTGGGCGAGCGTCATCCGCGAGCTCGAGGAGGCGGAGCGCCGCACCGCCGGCAACCGGGCGATGACGCTCCAGATGTGCGTCAACTACGGCGGCACGCACGAGATCGCGGATGCGGTGCGCTCGATCGCCGAGGACGTGGCGGCCGGGCGCCTCAAGCCCTCGGGCATCGACGACAAGCTCGTGCGCCGACGCATGTACAATCCCGACGTCCCGGACGTCGACCTCTACATCCGCTCGTCGGGCGAGCAGCGCATCTCGAACTTCCTGACGCTGCAGGGCGCATACGCCGAGATGGTCTTCCTCGACCGGTTGTGGCCCGACTTCACGCGCGAGGACCTCTGGCACGCGCTCGACCAGTACACGGGCCGCGACCGTCGCTTCGGCGCGGCTGTCGACGCCCCGTCGCGACCCCGTTGA
- a CDS encoding type II toxin-antitoxin system VapB family antitoxin, with the protein MARTNIDLDESAVEAVMRRFSFTTKREAVNYALRALASEPLDVAGALALEGSGWDADLDELRASRA; encoded by the coding sequence ATGGCGCGCACCAACATCGACCTCGACGAGTCGGCCGTCGAAGCGGTCATGCGCCGCTTCTCGTTCACGACGAAGCGCGAGGCCGTGAACTACGCGCTCCGCGCTCTGGCGTCAGAGCCGCTCGACGTCGCGGGCGCTCTCGCCTTGGAGGGCTCCGGGTGGGACGCGGATCTGGACGAGCTCCGCGCATCGAGGGCCTGA
- a CDS encoding PIN domain nuclease, producing the protein MLVDTSAWIEFLRATGSRAHVALRDALRDERRLVVCEPVQMEVLAGARSEQHVAELRGLLARCELVRTVPSDWDDAARIYRTGRRQGVTIRKLVDCLIAAMAMRAGEPLLYAGADFDAIARVTDLDAVRG; encoded by the coding sequence GTGCTCGTCGACACGTCTGCGTGGATCGAGTTCCTGCGCGCGACGGGATCGCGCGCGCACGTCGCGCTCCGGGACGCCCTCCGCGACGAACGCCGGCTGGTCGTCTGCGAGCCCGTGCAGATGGAGGTGCTCGCCGGCGCCCGCTCCGAGCAGCACGTCGCCGAGCTGCGCGGGCTCCTCGCCCGATGCGAGCTCGTACGCACCGTCCCGAGCGACTGGGACGACGCGGCTCGCATCTACCGGACGGGGCGTCGACAAGGAGTGACGATCCGCAAGCTCGTGGATTGCCTCATCGCCGCGATGGCGATGCGGGCAGGTGAGCCGCTGCTGTACGCCGGTGCGGACTTCGACGCGATCGCTCGCGTGACCGACCTCGACGCGGTCAGGGGATAG